From a region of the Anomalospiza imberbis isolate Cuckoo-Finch-1a 21T00152 chromosome 3, ASM3175350v1, whole genome shotgun sequence genome:
- the FERMT1 gene encoding fermitin family homolog 1 isoform X1 — protein MPTSLCKSAGTADLCLDNAGREPLKLSPLVCTQIELTQTFPKMVSSTEYGSHTWDLLLTVDHQHEGVEKEIPLQVTGDLHVGGLMLKLVEKIKIAQDWSDYAFWWEQKKCWLLKTHWTLDKCGVQADAKLIFTTQHKMLRLRLPNMKTVRLKVSFSSMVFRAVSDICKMLNIRRSEELSLLKQSEGTLKKKKKKDKNSKEQATEDILNLCNSPVSSGLPANPGLYSKTMTPVYDPVTGSPASSTITWFSDGSSAEQNCSILALSHPTCSPEMLAEMYQPRTLADKAKLNAGWLDSSRSLMEQGVLEEDQLLLRFKYYTFFDLNPKYDAVRINQIYEQARWAILLEEIDCTEEEMLIFAALQYHVSKLSLSSETQDSTCESEVDEVEAALSNLEVTLEGGNKSNILEDITDIPKLADNLKLVRPKKLALKAIKTYWFVFRDTSISYFKNKESAQGEPIEKLNLKGCEVVPDVNVAAKKFGIKLLIPVADGMNEVYLRCDNEDQYAQWMAACVLASKGRTMADSSYQPEVQKILSFLQMKNWTMCSQAASEPENVDMKPECFVSPRYTKKFKSKQLTARILEAHQNISQMSLVEAKLRFIQAWQSLPEFGLSYYVVRFKGSKKDDVLGVSYNRLIRIDMATGDPITTWRFSNMKQWNVNWEIRQVAIEFDQNVSIAFTCLSADCKIIHEYIGGYIFLSTRSKDHNETLDEELFHKLTGGQE, from the exons ATGCCTACATCCTTGTGTAAGTCAGCAGGAACTGCAGATCTGTGTCTGGATAATGCTGGCAGAGAGCCACTAAAGTTGTCTCCCCTCGTATGTACCCAGATAG AGCTTACACAGACCTTTCCCAAGATGGTTTCCTCAACTGAATATGGGTCACACACCTGGGACCTCTTGCTGACAGTTGATCATCAACATGAAGGTGTAGAAAAGGAAATTCCGCTACAGGTCACAGGGGACCTTCATGTTGGAGGACTGATGCTGAAATTAGTAGAAAAAATCA AAATAGCACAAGATTGGTCAGACTATGCTTTTTGGtgggaacaaaaaaaatgttGGCTTCTGAAAACCCACTGGACACTGGATAAATGTGGGGTGCAAGCAGATGCTAAGCTGATCTTTACCACTCAGCACAAAATGCTGCGGCTTCGCTTGCCAAACATGAAGACTGTGAGACTGAAAGTCAGCTTCTCTTCCATGGTGTTCAGAGCTGTCAGTGACATCTGCAAAATGCTCA ATATCAGGCGGTCAGAAGAACTCTCTTTGTTGAAGCAATCAGAAGGCacactcaaaaagaaaaagaaaaaagacaagaacAGCAAAGAACAAGCTACAGAAGATATCTTAAACCTGTGCAACTCTCCAGTGAGTTCTGGATTACCAG CCAATCCAGGTTTATACAGTAAGACCATGACACCTGTTTATGATCCTGTCACTGGGTCACCAGCTTCTTCCACAATTACTTGGTTCAGTGATGGCTCCTCGGCTGAGCAGAACTGCAGTATCCTGGCCCTCAGTCATCCCACCTGTTCCCCAGAGATGCTGGCAGAGATGTACCAGCCACGGACTTTGGCTGACAAAGCCAAGCTCAATGCAGG TTGGCTGGATTCATCTCGATCACTTATGGAACAAGGTGTTCTGGAGGAAGATCAACTTCTTCTACGCTTTAAATATTACACTTTCTTTGATTTGAATCCAAAA TATGATGCGGTGCGCATCAACCAAATATACGAGCAGGCCCGCTGGGCCATCCTGCTGGAGGAAATCGATTGCACCGAGGAGGAAATGCTCATCTTCGCCGCGCTGCAG tACCATGTAAGCAAGTTATCATTATCATCAGAGACACAAGACTCCACCTGTGAATCGGAAGTGGATGAAGTAGAAGCCGCCCTTTCCAATCTGGAAGTGACACTGGAAGGtggaaataaaagcaacattttG GAGGACATCACAGACATCCCAAAACTTGCTGATAATCTCAAGCTAGTTAG GCCCAAGAAGCTGGCACTCAAAGCTATCAAGACATATTGGTTTGTCTTCAGAGACACTTCAATATCTTATTTTAAGAACAAGGAATCTGCACAGGGAGAACCTATTGAGAAACTAAATCTAAAAG GATGTGAAGTTGTACCAGATGTAAATGTTGCAGCAAAGAAGTTTGGAATCAAATTACTAATTCCTGTTGCAGATGGCATGAATGAAGTATATTTAAGATGTGATAAT GAGGATCAGTACGCTCAGTGGATGGCTGCTTGTGTTTTAGCCTCCAAGGGCAGAACGATGGCCGACAGCTCCTACCAGCCCGAGGTCCAAAAgatcctttccttcctccagaTGAAGAACTGGACCATGTGTTCCCAGGCTGCCTCTGAGCCAGAGAATGTAGATATGAAACCCGAATGCTTTGTCTCACCACGCTACACCAAAAAATTCAAGTCCAAGCAG ctgactgCCCGGATTCTGGAAGCCCACCAAAATATATCCCAGATGTCCCTGGTGGAGGCCAAGCTGCGTTTTATCCAAGCCTGGCAGTCCCTCCCTGAGTTTGGCTTGTCCTACTATGTTGTAAG GTTTAAAGGAAGCAAGAAGGATGATGTGCTTGGGGTGTCCTATAACAGGCTGATACGGATAGATATGGCTACAGGAGATCCTATCACAACGTGGAGGTTCTCCAACATGAAGCAGTGGAATGTGAACTGGGAAATCCGCCAG GTTGCCATCGAGTTTGACCAGAATGTGTCCATTGCTTTCACGTGCCTGAGTGCAGACTGCAAAATCATCCATGAGTATATCGGGGGCTACATCTTCTTGTCAACACGTTCCAAGGACCACAATGAAACGCTGGATGAAGAACTCTTCCACAAATTAACTGGAGGTCAGGAATGA
- the FERMT1 gene encoding fermitin family homolog 1 isoform X2 translates to MVSSTEYGSHTWDLLLTVDHQHEGVEKEIPLQVTGDLHVGGLMLKLVEKIKIAQDWSDYAFWWEQKKCWLLKTHWTLDKCGVQADAKLIFTTQHKMLRLRLPNMKTVRLKVSFSSMVFRAVSDICKMLNIRRSEELSLLKQSEGTLKKKKKKDKNSKEQATEDILNLCNSPVSSGLPANPGLYSKTMTPVYDPVTGSPASSTITWFSDGSSAEQNCSILALSHPTCSPEMLAEMYQPRTLADKAKLNAGWLDSSRSLMEQGVLEEDQLLLRFKYYTFFDLNPKYDAVRINQIYEQARWAILLEEIDCTEEEMLIFAALQYHVSKLSLSSETQDSTCESEVDEVEAALSNLEVTLEGGNKSNILEDITDIPKLADNLKLVRPKKLALKAIKTYWFVFRDTSISYFKNKESAQGEPIEKLNLKGCEVVPDVNVAAKKFGIKLLIPVADGMNEVYLRCDNEDQYAQWMAACVLASKGRTMADSSYQPEVQKILSFLQMKNWTMCSQAASEPENVDMKPECFVSPRYTKKFKSKQLTARILEAHQNISQMSLVEAKLRFIQAWQSLPEFGLSYYVVRFKGSKKDDVLGVSYNRLIRIDMATGDPITTWRFSNMKQWNVNWEIRQVAIEFDQNVSIAFTCLSADCKIIHEYIGGYIFLSTRSKDHNETLDEELFHKLTGGQE, encoded by the exons ATGGTTTCCTCAACTGAATATGGGTCACACACCTGGGACCTCTTGCTGACAGTTGATCATCAACATGAAGGTGTAGAAAAGGAAATTCCGCTACAGGTCACAGGGGACCTTCATGTTGGAGGACTGATGCTGAAATTAGTAGAAAAAATCA AAATAGCACAAGATTGGTCAGACTATGCTTTTTGGtgggaacaaaaaaaatgttGGCTTCTGAAAACCCACTGGACACTGGATAAATGTGGGGTGCAAGCAGATGCTAAGCTGATCTTTACCACTCAGCACAAAATGCTGCGGCTTCGCTTGCCAAACATGAAGACTGTGAGACTGAAAGTCAGCTTCTCTTCCATGGTGTTCAGAGCTGTCAGTGACATCTGCAAAATGCTCA ATATCAGGCGGTCAGAAGAACTCTCTTTGTTGAAGCAATCAGAAGGCacactcaaaaagaaaaagaaaaaagacaagaacAGCAAAGAACAAGCTACAGAAGATATCTTAAACCTGTGCAACTCTCCAGTGAGTTCTGGATTACCAG CCAATCCAGGTTTATACAGTAAGACCATGACACCTGTTTATGATCCTGTCACTGGGTCACCAGCTTCTTCCACAATTACTTGGTTCAGTGATGGCTCCTCGGCTGAGCAGAACTGCAGTATCCTGGCCCTCAGTCATCCCACCTGTTCCCCAGAGATGCTGGCAGAGATGTACCAGCCACGGACTTTGGCTGACAAAGCCAAGCTCAATGCAGG TTGGCTGGATTCATCTCGATCACTTATGGAACAAGGTGTTCTGGAGGAAGATCAACTTCTTCTACGCTTTAAATATTACACTTTCTTTGATTTGAATCCAAAA TATGATGCGGTGCGCATCAACCAAATATACGAGCAGGCCCGCTGGGCCATCCTGCTGGAGGAAATCGATTGCACCGAGGAGGAAATGCTCATCTTCGCCGCGCTGCAG tACCATGTAAGCAAGTTATCATTATCATCAGAGACACAAGACTCCACCTGTGAATCGGAAGTGGATGAAGTAGAAGCCGCCCTTTCCAATCTGGAAGTGACACTGGAAGGtggaaataaaagcaacattttG GAGGACATCACAGACATCCCAAAACTTGCTGATAATCTCAAGCTAGTTAG GCCCAAGAAGCTGGCACTCAAAGCTATCAAGACATATTGGTTTGTCTTCAGAGACACTTCAATATCTTATTTTAAGAACAAGGAATCTGCACAGGGAGAACCTATTGAGAAACTAAATCTAAAAG GATGTGAAGTTGTACCAGATGTAAATGTTGCAGCAAAGAAGTTTGGAATCAAATTACTAATTCCTGTTGCAGATGGCATGAATGAAGTATATTTAAGATGTGATAAT GAGGATCAGTACGCTCAGTGGATGGCTGCTTGTGTTTTAGCCTCCAAGGGCAGAACGATGGCCGACAGCTCCTACCAGCCCGAGGTCCAAAAgatcctttccttcctccagaTGAAGAACTGGACCATGTGTTCCCAGGCTGCCTCTGAGCCAGAGAATGTAGATATGAAACCCGAATGCTTTGTCTCACCACGCTACACCAAAAAATTCAAGTCCAAGCAG ctgactgCCCGGATTCTGGAAGCCCACCAAAATATATCCCAGATGTCCCTGGTGGAGGCCAAGCTGCGTTTTATCCAAGCCTGGCAGTCCCTCCCTGAGTTTGGCTTGTCCTACTATGTTGTAAG GTTTAAAGGAAGCAAGAAGGATGATGTGCTTGGGGTGTCCTATAACAGGCTGATACGGATAGATATGGCTACAGGAGATCCTATCACAACGTGGAGGTTCTCCAACATGAAGCAGTGGAATGTGAACTGGGAAATCCGCCAG GTTGCCATCGAGTTTGACCAGAATGTGTCCATTGCTTTCACGTGCCTGAGTGCAGACTGCAAAATCATCCATGAGTATATCGGGGGCTACATCTTCTTGTCAACACGTTCCAAGGACCACAATGAAACGCTGGATGAAGAACTCTTCCACAAATTAACTGGAGGTCAGGAATGA
- the LRRN4 gene encoding leucine-rich repeat neuronal protein 4, which yields MLSPLLILPLLLGTTAHSPVNRAASRDVTTFFQLAQEDTWENVNLTSMSCEDQKNKTWITLQLTNSSLTAFPVCLPEALETLDLSNNLLEEVNGTEIANLPQLRVLSLRHNHLWSVRWGSEALSSLLKLDLSFNKLSSVPSCHGSALPNLRWLSLAGNPLIEIQPLAFSCYPQLQVLNLSATLLGQDDSRGIRDSAFAISTDPNEAMNRPGNSINVLDLSGTFFEKIQPEWARDLANLRSLHLTNMPWLRSLDSDIFKSLPGLRELHCQDSRSLGFVQTEMFDSVPHLSYLSFENCNLSSFNPWNTNSSDGITINLYGNPLLCNCQLSWLLFKPKKVVLQKAWETFCTFQEDLGRSSTSFSLLELYNKCQSESNVTQPDSNTALPDRYAFNFTSDDASALVTTDSALLTTDLTHTSSLIQRDVVSTAESSPVLTKDTYTSSLIQRDVVNMTVSSPTEPILAKANSSSHEVEAVSESTSSSPSLASVTSFPVFLQELFAQFPDHSSTSPTGTDQLQRGLRTTDTTFPQEGPFNQTTSDYSSGGTGVPHTTNHHTHSFATHAREGAPQTSPPQLNSTRSSAHSEPAPTTPSPHYTDDYDYEEQPKEETPVQTAQVACDYNPCRHLQKPCRELQNISQCSCPGTSREDEIPDPPRLREVIEITDSSAQIRWCAPYSVVHSYELMLRAQDNEDRQFVMDNIYPTARQYTLYNLLPFTTYHICVTASNKAGSSQTTGQEIPGNSCTSFKTKPSYKYVFAGLSAASGLFLITTIILSVCLCKACKKPQSEQYGTHLVSYKNPAFDYPLKLQTTN from the exons ATGTTGTCGCCCTTACTCAtcctccctctgctgctggggaccACAGCACACAGCCCGGTGAACAGAGCAGCATCCAGGGATGTCACCACCTTTTTCCAGCTGGCTCAGGAGGACACTTGGGAGAATGTTAATCTCACCAGCATGTCCTGTGAGGATCAGAAGAACAAGACCTGGATCACCCTGCAGCTGACCAACAGCAGCCTGACAGCTTTCCCCGTCTGCCTTCCAGAGGCCCTGGAGACCTTGGATCTCAGCAATAACCTCTTGGAAGAGGTGAATGGCACAGAGATAGCAAACCTTCCACAGCTGCGTGTCCTCTCGCTGAGGCACAACCACCTCTGGTCAGTGAGGTGGGGATCTGAAGCCCTCAGCAGTCTCCTCAAGCTGGACTTGAGCTTTAATAAGCTGTCATCTGTGCCATCCTGCCACGGCTCTGCCCTGCCTAACCTGAGGTGGTTGTCCTTGGCTGGAAATCCGCTGATTGAAATCCAGCCACTGGCTTTTTCCTGCTACCCTCAGCTGCAGGTCTTGAACCTCTCTGCAACGCTGCTCGGGCAGGATGACAGCAGAGGAATTAGGGACTCTGCTTTTGCCATCAGCACAGATCCCAACGAGGCCATGAACAGGCCTGGAAACTCCATCAATGTGCTTGATCTGAGTGGGACCTTTTTTGAGAAAA ttcaACCAGAGTGGGCCAGAGATTTGGCCAACCTCAGATCACTTCACCTGACAAACATGCCATGGTTAAGAAGCCTCGACAGCGACATCTTCAAATCTCTGCCCGGTCTCCGAGAGCTGCACTGTCAGGACTCCCGTTCTCTGGGTTTCGTGCAGACAGAGATGTTTGACAGTGTTCCTCATCTGAGCTATCTCTCATTTGAGAA CTGTAACCTGAGTTCCTTTAATCCTTGGAACACCAATTCATCGGATGGCATCACCATCAACTTATACGGGAATCCTCTGCTGTGCaactgccagctctcctggctgctgtTCAAGCCCAAGAAAGTTGTTCTGCAAAA GGCTTGGGAGACTTTTTGCACATTCCAGGAAGATTTGGGCAGATCTTCAACATCTTTTTCACTGCTAGAGCTCTACAATAAATGCCAGTCAGAGAGCAATGTTACACAGCCCGATTCAAACACAGCCCTTCCTGATCGTTATGCTTTCAACTTCACCAGTGATGATGCCTCTGCTCTAGTAACAACAGACTCAGCTCTGCTGACCACAGATTTGACTCACACCAGCTCCCTAATCCAGAGGGATGTGGTGAGCACTGCAGAATCCAGCCCAGTGCTAACCAAAGACACCTATACCAGCTCACTAATCCAGAGGGATGTGGTGAACATGACAGTATCCAGTCCAACAGAGCCCATCCTGGCAAAGGCCAACAGTTCCTCCCACGAGGTGGAGGCAGTTTCGGAATCCACAAGCAGTTCCCCTTCCTTGGCATCTGTAACCTCCTTCCCGGTTTTTCTCCAAGAGCTCTTTGCTCAGTTCCCAGACCACAGCTCCACAAGTCCAACTGGAACAGACCAGCTACAGAGAGGGCTCAGAACAACTGACACAACATTCCCCCAGGAAGGGCCATTCAACCAGACCACCAGTGATTACTCCTCTGGAGGAACAGGAGTCCCCCACACCACCAACCACCACACTCACTCCTTTGCCACCCATGCCAGGGAAGGTGCCCCCCAAACGAGCCCCCCACAGCTGAACTCCACAAGGAGCAGTGCCCACTCAGAGCCTGCACCCACCACGCCATCACCGCATTACACCGATGACTATGACTACGAAGAACAACCAAAGGAGGAAACACCGGTGCAAACGGCCCAGGTCGCCTGTGACTACAATCCTTGCAGGCACCTACAGAAGCCATGCAGGGAACTCCAGAACATATCCCAGTGTTCGTGTCCTGGCACGTCAAGAGAAGATGAGATTCCAGACCCACCCAGGCTCAGAGAGGTGATTGAAATCActgacagctctgcacagaTACGCTGGTGCGCCCCATATTCAGTTGTTCACAGCTATGAGCTGATGCTTCGTGCCCAAGACAACGAGGACAGGCAGTTTGTCATGGACAACATCTACCCCACGGCCAGGCAGTACACTCTGTACAACCTGCTACCATTCACCACTTACCATATCTGTGTGACTGCCTCCAACAAAGCAGGGTCAAGCCAGACAACAGGCCAGGAAATTCCAGGTAATTCGTGCACcagctttaaaacaaaacccagctACAAGTATGTTTTTGCGGGTCTGTCTGCAGCAAGTGGACTCTTTCTCATTACCACAATTATTTTGTCTGTATGTCTGTGTAAGGCATGTAAAAAGCCTCAGAGTGAGCAGTATGGCACACACTTAGTCTCCTACAAGAACCCAGCATTTGATTATCCCTTAAAACTGCAAACCACTAATTAG